The following proteins are co-located in the Myroides profundi genome:
- a CDS encoding sigma-70 family RNA polymerase sigma factor, which yields MVYINMPDAALVTLYIAGGEEALEVLIKRHQSKIYGFIFSKVSDAELANDIFQDTFIKVINTLKSGRYNEEGKFLPWVIRIAHNLVMDHYRREKRVQFQYDSEELPIFSFLKDDSNTIEGDIIQQQIESDLHLLLKELPEDQRQVITMRMYQDLSFKEIAELTDVSINTALGRMRYALLNLRKLIDEKNIILTEI from the coding sequence ATGGTATATATAAATATGCCTGATGCAGCCCTTGTAACATTATATATTGCAGGTGGTGAAGAGGCGTTAGAGGTTTTGATCAAAAGACACCAGTCTAAGATCTATGGTTTTATCTTTTCTAAAGTATCAGATGCTGAGTTAGCAAATGACATTTTCCAAGATACATTCATAAAAGTAATTAATACTCTTAAATCGGGTAGATATAATGAAGAAGGTAAGTTTCTACCTTGGGTTATCCGTATTGCTCATAATTTAGTAATGGATCACTACCGAAGAGAGAAGCGTGTACAGTTTCAGTATGATTCTGAGGAATTGCCTATCTTCTCTTTTCTAAAAGATGATTCTAATACAATAGAAGGAGATATTATCCAACAGCAGATAGAGTCAGATCTACATTTATTGTTAAAAGAACTACCAGAAGATCAACGTCAAGTGATCACGATGCGTATGTATCAAGATTTGAGTTTCAAGGAGATAGCTGAATTAACGGATGTAAGCATTAATACTGCTCTAGGGAGAATGCGATATGCATTGCTTAATTTAAGAAAATTAATTGACGAAAAAAATATTATTTTGACAGAGATATAA
- a CDS encoding endonuclease III domain-containing protein, whose protein sequence is MTKSEKVKFAMETLDALYPEVPIPLDHKDPYTLLIAVLLSAQCTDERVNKITPLLFAKADNPYDMVKMTVEEIQDIIRPCGLSPMKSKGIYGLSHILIDKYNGEVPQDMAALEELPAVGHKTASVVMSQAFGVPAFPVDTHIHRLMYRWNFSNGKSVEQTERDAKRLFPENKWNLLHLQLVWYGRQYSPARGWNLEIDIITSVIGRKTVINEYYKKKEKK, encoded by the coding sequence ATGACTAAGAGTGAAAAAGTAAAATTCGCTATGGAAACATTGGACGCTCTTTATCCAGAAGTTCCTATTCCATTAGACCATAAAGACCCTTATACCCTTCTTATCGCTGTACTTCTATCTGCACAGTGTACAGATGAACGCGTAAATAAGATTACCCCACTACTATTTGCTAAGGCTGATAATCCGTATGATATGGTCAAAATGACAGTAGAAGAAATACAAGATATCATCAGACCTTGTGGGTTATCTCCTATGAAATCTAAAGGTATTTATGGGTTATCACATATCTTAATTGATAAATATAACGGAGAAGTCCCTCAAGATATGGCTGCATTAGAAGAACTACCTGCCGTAGGTCATAAGACAGCTAGTGTTGTTATGTCTCAAGCATTTGGAGTACCTGCTTTCCCAGTAGATACCCATATTCATAGATTAATGTATCGTTGGAATTTCTCTAATGGAAAAAGTGTAGAACAGACTGAAAGAGATGCTAAACGCTTATTCCCAGAGAACAAATGGAACCTACTACACTTACAACTCGTATGGTATGGTAGACAGTACTCTCCTGCACGTGGTTGGAATCTAGAAATAGATATTATAACAAGTGTGATAGGTAGAAAGACTGTAATCAATGAATACTATAAGAAGAAAGAAAAGAAATAA
- a CDS encoding serine hydrolase: MKRLSISIAMCLLMSFGSFAQEKEFKPLIDTFVKDYNTNDYDDIYSHFAPSLKEELPSAKAKLFFVEMKEKLGNIKNMEFYGLDNNQLALFKTEFENNEVALLNLAMNDTGEVVGFRLLDMPKPVDDSFKKFSIEEIIANETTNLPDKGQYAIAIIDNDKVEYHGFKKVGDGVKIENNTNSKFSMANLMTIFTSTVLADAVLEQGIDMTTDVNKYYDFSFNKNIKLPFIALANHSSLVPMLPEIKSNDRKVEDDYLTNLTSAQLEDYLQHNLETDTISAEKRQSFSFLGYAILGNTLSKVYNKPFDKLVEEKVFARYGMNHSTVYMPKKKREVVKGINVNLKEVYPIKVGALLPSSGGISTAADLTKFIQAQFNSEDKVLQLTQKPTLIVSPNYWVSLGWKIGYPFGSGEPLYFTRGIDAGYSNYVAFDPVRKKGLIVLSNSSSEGALNGLDSLSYKLVVKLFEDK, encoded by the coding sequence ATGAAGAGATTAAGTATTTCCATAGCGATGTGTTTATTGATGAGTTTTGGTTCTTTCGCTCAAGAGAAAGAGTTTAAACCTTTAATAGATACTTTTGTAAAGGATTACAATACCAATGATTACGATGATATTTACAGTCACTTCGCACCATCTTTAAAAGAAGAGCTGCCTAGTGCTAAGGCTAAGTTATTCTTTGTAGAGATGAAAGAAAAACTTGGTAATATTAAGAATATGGAGTTCTATGGTTTAGATAATAATCAGTTAGCATTGTTTAAAACGGAGTTTGAGAATAATGAGGTTGCATTACTTAATCTAGCGATGAATGATACAGGGGAGGTAGTTGGATTTAGATTATTAGACATGCCTAAGCCTGTGGATGATTCATTCAAGAAGTTTAGTATAGAAGAAATTATCGCAAATGAAACGACTAATCTTCCTGATAAAGGACAGTATGCCATCGCTATTATCGATAATGATAAGGTAGAATACCACGGTTTTAAGAAAGTAGGAGATGGGGTGAAAATAGAGAACAATACAAATAGTAAGTTTTCTATGGCTAATCTAATGACGATATTTACTTCTACTGTATTAGCTGATGCTGTACTAGAGCAAGGTATAGATATGACTACTGATGTAAATAAGTATTATGACTTTAGTTTTAATAAGAATATTAAACTTCCCTTTATCGCTTTAGCTAATCATTCTTCCTTAGTGCCTATGCTGCCTGAGATAAAGTCTAATGATCGAAAGGTAGAGGATGATTATTTGACTAATCTTACTAGTGCTCAACTAGAAGATTATTTACAACATAATTTAGAAACAGATACGATAAGTGCAGAGAAGAGACAGAGCTTTTCTTTTCTTGGATATGCTATACTAGGTAATACCTTGAGTAAGGTGTATAATAAACCTTTTGATAAATTAGTTGAAGAGAAAGTATTCGCTAGGTATGGTATGAATCACTCGACAGTGTATATGCCTAAGAAGAAACGCGAAGTTGTAAAAGGAATTAATGTAAACCTTAAGGAAGTATATCCTATCAAAGTAGGTGCGCTATTACCTTCTAGTGGAGGGATCTCGACAGCAGCTGATTTGACGAAGTTTATTCAAGCGCAGTTTAATAGTGAAGATAAGGTACTACAGCTGACACAGAAGCCTACTCTTATTGTAAGTCCTAATTACTGGGTTAGTTTAGGGTGGAAGATAGGCTATCCTTTTGGTTCTGGAGAGCCTCTTTACTTTACAAGAGGTATAGATGCTGGATATTCTAACTATGTGGCTTTTGACCCAGTGAGAAAGAAAGGTCTAATCGTTCTTTCTAATAGCTCTTCTGAAGGAGCTCTTAATGGACTAGATTCTTTAAGTTATAAATTAGTCGTTAAGCTTTTTGAAGATAAATAA
- a CDS encoding site-specific integrase has protein sequence MLEKQLSINFFLKPTREKSDFRGVYLRITVDGIRKETSLSHKWDIKRWNQKAGRANGAKEDAKTLNYLLDTIVSKITKYKLELLSNEEPITATVLMDYIQGKGASKVKVLEEFQKHNDEVFKLVPKEYAIGTHERYVTARSHVAEYIRYVYGKEDIEFRELNYEFVIGYEHYLKTVRACSNNTAIKYISNFKKIVLRAVAKGIIASNPFVQYKPKKTKLNKKPLSKEELSILENKDFTNERLATVRDVFVFQCYTGLAYIDVFQLKKSDITKDEEGNLWIRINRQKTDANITIPLLPKAIEIMEKHKDHPACIGKDIVLPVRSNQKMNEYLKEIASLCEISELNTHKARRTFGSTVTLGNGVPIHVVKEMLGHHSVKQTEEYALTEEESIKTEMQKLKGKLEVKANKHTDSYTDLLESLKNLNPDKLAQLTTFINQLNG, from the coding sequence ATGTTAGAAAAACAGTTGTCAATTAATTTCTTTCTCAAACCAACTAGAGAGAAAAGTGATTTTAGAGGTGTTTACCTTAGAATCACAGTAGATGGTATTCGCAAAGAGACTTCTCTTAGTCACAAATGGGATATCAAAAGATGGAATCAAAAAGCAGGTCGTGCTAATGGCGCTAAAGAAGATGCTAAAACGCTAAACTACCTATTAGATACAATTGTATCAAAGATTACCAAGTACAAATTAGAGCTCTTAAGCAATGAAGAACCTATTACTGCTACTGTACTTATGGATTATATTCAAGGCAAAGGAGCTAGTAAAGTCAAAGTTTTAGAAGAATTCCAAAAGCACAATGATGAAGTTTTTAAACTTGTCCCTAAAGAGTACGCAATTGGAACACATGAAAGATACGTAACAGCAAGATCACACGTAGCTGAGTATATCCGTTATGTATATGGTAAAGAGGATATAGAGTTTAGAGAACTCAATTATGAGTTTGTAATTGGCTATGAACACTATTTAAAGACCGTTAGAGCGTGTTCTAATAACACAGCTATAAAGTACATCTCAAACTTCAAGAAGATTGTTTTACGGGCAGTTGCTAAGGGAATTATTGCTTCAAATCCTTTTGTACAATACAAACCTAAAAAGACTAAACTCAATAAAAAACCATTAAGCAAAGAAGAGCTATCAATTTTAGAAAACAAAGATTTTACCAATGAGAGATTAGCTACTGTAAGAGATGTGTTTGTTTTTCAGTGTTATACTGGTCTTGCCTACATCGATGTATTTCAGTTAAAGAAAAGTGATATTACAAAAGATGAAGAAGGTAATTTATGGATTAGAATCAACAGACAAAAAACAGACGCAAATATTACAATTCCTCTGCTTCCCAAAGCTATTGAAATAATGGAAAAACATAAAGATCATCCTGCTTGTATTGGTAAAGATATTGTACTTCCAGTTCGCTCTAATCAAAAGATGAATGAGTATTTAAAAGAGATTGCTTCACTGTGTGAAATAAGCGAATTAAATACGCATAAAGCAAGAAGGACTTTTGGAAGTACTGTAACTCTTGGTAACGGTGTACCTATTCACGTAGTAAAAGAAATGTTGGGGCATCACTCTGTTAAGCAGACTGAGGAATACGCTCTAACAGAAGAAGAGTCTATCAAAACTGAAATGCAGAAATTAAAAGGTAAGCTTGAAGTTAAAGCAAACAAACATACCGATAGTTACACAGACCTACTCGAGAGTTTAAAAAATCTAAATCCTGATAAATTAGCTCAGCTAACTACCTTTATTAATCAGTTAAATGGATAA
- a CDS encoding DNA-binding protein: protein MENQITKDDLRLFAQTIIGELKELLAKQSKECSLEWVKAKVARQLLSISPASLQTLRISGKLQCRKILGSYYYNRKDIMNLFNE, encoded by the coding sequence ATGGAAAATCAAATCACAAAAGACGATTTAAGACTGTTTGCTCAAACAATCATTGGAGAGCTAAAAGAATTATTAGCTAAACAAAGCAAAGAGTGTTCGCTTGAATGGGTAAAGGCTAAAGTAGCAAGGCAATTATTAAGTATCTCACCAGCTTCACTACAAACACTGCGTATCAGTGGTAAATTGCAGTGTCGCAAAATACTTGGCTCGTATTATTACAACAGAAAAGATATTATGAACCTTTTTAATGAGTAG
- a CDS encoding helix-turn-helix domain-containing protein: MEHKIHQGRNVKRFREMLGIKQEVLAFDLGDDWNQKKISLLEQKEVIDNSLLQQISKVLKIPVEAIENFDEQQAINIISSTFNDNACVGVVVNNNINPVDKIIQLHEEKIALYERMLKEKDEMMIRLEKLIQSK; encoded by the coding sequence ATGGAACATAAAATACATCAAGGAAGAAATGTAAAGCGTTTTAGAGAAATGCTTGGAATCAAACAAGAAGTTCTTGCTTTTGATTTAGGAGATGATTGGAATCAAAAGAAGATATCTTTACTTGAACAGAAAGAAGTCATTGATAATTCATTACTACAGCAAATATCTAAAGTACTTAAGATACCTGTTGAAGCAATTGAGAATTTTGATGAACAACAAGCAATTAATATTATTTCAAGTACATTCAATGATAATGCTTGTGTTGGTGTAGTTGTCAATAATAATATCAATCCAGTAGATAAAATTATTCAACTTCATGAAGAAAAGATTGCCTTGTACGAGCGTATGCTTAAAGAGAAAGACGAAATGATGATTCGTTTAGAGAAGTTGATTCAAAGTAAATAG
- a CDS encoding nucleotidyl transferase AbiEii/AbiGii toxin family protein, which translates to MLYKQTVINELLELLQRLMKDDKLKELILVGDTALALKIGHRLSVDIDLFSTTDFAPNSLADYLQNNYDAEITRIANNTNTVLACIEV; encoded by the coding sequence ATGTTATATAAACAAACCGTTATTAATGAGCTTTTGGAATTACTTCAAAGGCTTATGAAAGATGATAAACTAAAAGAGTTAATCTTAGTTGGTGATACTGCACTTGCATTAAAAATTGGTCATAGACTCTCTGTAGATATAGACTTGTTTTCAACCACAGATTTTGCTCCTAATTCTTTAGCAGATTACTTACAAAACAATTATGATGCTGAGATTACAAGAATAGCAAACAATACTAATACTGTTCTTGCTTGTATTGAGGTATAA
- a CDS encoding IS4 family transposase — protein MDNVRGAVKMHTLLDFDGNLPDYINITNGKTADNKGAYDIPLLKGSVIVADRFYNDFSLLNVWDSKQVFFVIRHKDNLKFEKIKELELPENRHQNILKDEIITLTNGNSKQLYPNKLRLVAVWDQENEQVIELITNQFTWTANTISELYKSRWMVDTLEGTGSSVYTGMWNYLCTILRNYISCRV, from the coding sequence ATTGACAACGTTAGAGGGGCAGTAAAAATGCATACATTGCTTGATTTTGATGGAAATCTACCAGATTATATTAATATTACTAATGGTAAAACAGCTGATAATAAAGGCGCTTATGACATTCCTTTACTTAAAGGTAGTGTTATAGTTGCTGATCGTTTTTATAATGATTTTAGCCTTTTAAATGTCTGGGACAGCAAACAAGTATTCTTTGTCATAAGACATAAAGACAACTTGAAATTTGAAAAAATTAAAGAGCTGGAACTACCTGAGAATAGACATCAAAATATTTTAAAAGATGAGATAATTACTTTAACTAATGGTAACTCAAAACAACTATATCCTAATAAACTAAGACTAGTAGCTGTATGGGATCAAGAAAATGAGCAAGTTATAGAGCTTATCACAAATCAATTTACCTGGACTGCTAATACAATTAGTGAGCTTTATAAAAGTAGATGGATGGTGGATACCTTAGAAGGCACAGGCTCATCGGTCTATACAGGTATGTGGAACTATCTATGTACCATACTTAGGAATTACATTAGTTGTAGAGTTTAA
- a CDS encoding outer membrane beta-barrel protein, protein MRDKTYLLILFFCFTKALSQTNEMVVTVFDSLYNPIEEVLFIEITSEKELKTDYKGEVVIRGEEKSSYILFKENYITKQYSWLELNENRTVILENDNQILSELLIYVSPTKNDASSINYKINEKYLGENPTVFNVIENIPMFFIKGEKINYKGKGVTIIINGKKTIGKIENIDPKNIESIEVIPYGHSAYGVIGEPVVNIVMKDNVLDYFREDLNVGYNLNKGNYVFNANSFFKKNKVTVSLPIRLGKSVFDSHSTTYSASKKINNSIDKTKSYGLTLQPEISIKINDKNSISSSFFLYTPKNKNDSKYNTIQNELEENYKQDINYLNTGALLSYNNIVNDSTSFDISFLYTYNEYKNKGDYQEKSWGNILYDNALNFDVILKKRKRQFFKLPMRYDIYYSYYYSELKNVEGNNVNNERHKFAFNTTLSLIKNVSFNTDLSYNLINNNKNVLLNSSTLAFNKNSFSAYLNYYNSYQLISAYDLNKQNSIDSNLNTNIDNYNIKKSNIDNLSIEFNYSIKNGVDVFIRGKYKIHHNAPVSYLFKSDEDMLFKTNLNLGKNLSYAFDIGGFFEINDRFIIQSLLTFNKSQAQILDYKSSKNLVGYDFYAKYNLDKGLSFKFSSSYNNYNMFSALESNKVNYPFVSLTIEKEFINKNLKTSLVINNPFIKAKEQYNAFYSDSFDNINIVDTRFKSKEIKNYSSIYVSLSYTLGNKKLRMKRDLPIKAKY, encoded by the coding sequence ATGAGAGATAAAACTTACTTACTAATTTTATTTTTTTGTTTTACAAAAGCGCTTTCTCAAACTAATGAGATGGTTGTGACAGTTTTTGATTCTTTATATAATCCAATAGAAGAAGTTCTTTTTATAGAAATTACTAGTGAAAAAGAACTAAAGACAGATTATAAAGGAGAAGTTGTTATTAGAGGTGAAGAAAAATCTAGCTACATTTTATTTAAAGAAAATTATATCACTAAGCAATATAGTTGGCTAGAATTAAATGAGAATAGAACTGTAATCCTAGAAAATGACAATCAAATTTTGTCAGAATTACTTATATATGTTTCTCCTACAAAAAATGATGCTAGTAGTATTAATTATAAAATTAATGAAAAATACTTAGGAGAAAATCCCACAGTATTTAATGTTATAGAAAACATCCCAATGTTTTTTATTAAAGGAGAAAAAATCAACTATAAGGGAAAAGGAGTTACTATAATTATTAATGGAAAAAAAACTATCGGTAAAATTGAAAATATTGATCCTAAAAATATTGAGTCTATCGAGGTAATACCTTATGGACATTCAGCTTACGGTGTTATAGGAGAGCCAGTAGTTAATATTGTAATGAAAGATAATGTATTGGACTACTTTAGGGAGGATTTAAACGTTGGATACAATTTAAATAAGGGAAACTATGTTTTTAATGCTAACTCTTTTTTTAAAAAAAATAAGGTAACAGTATCATTACCTATTAGACTAGGAAAATCTGTTTTTGATAGTCATAGTACAACATATTCAGCAAGTAAGAAAATAAATAATAGCATAGATAAAACTAAGTCGTATGGTTTAACTCTACAACCAGAGATTAGTATTAAGATTAATGATAAAAACTCTATTAGTTCTTCATTCTTTTTATATACTCCTAAAAATAAAAACGACAGTAAGTATAATACTATCCAAAATGAATTAGAAGAGAACTACAAGCAAGATATTAATTACCTAAATACTGGCGCATTACTTTCATATAACAATATAGTAAACGACAGTACTTCTTTTGATATATCATTTTTATACACTTATAATGAATATAAAAATAAAGGGGATTACCAAGAGAAAAGTTGGGGAAATATTCTATATGACAATGCTCTTAACTTTGATGTTATTCTTAAAAAGAGAAAAAGGCAATTCTTTAAGCTTCCCATGCGCTATGATATATATTATTCATATTATTACTCGGAACTTAAAAATGTAGAAGGTAATAATGTTAATAATGAGCGTCATAAATTTGCTTTTAATACTACATTAAGCTTAATTAAGAATGTTAGTTTTAATACAGATCTTTCATATAATCTTATTAATAATAATAAAAATGTCTTATTAAATAGTTCAACGTTAGCATTTAACAAAAATTCCTTTTCAGCTTATCTAAATTATTATAATTCCTATCAATTAATTTCTGCATATGACTTAAACAAACAAAATAGTATAGATAGTAACTTAAATACAAATATTGATAATTATAATATTAAAAAAAGTAATATAGATAATTTATCAATCGAGTTTAATTATTCAATCAAAAATGGAGTAGATGTCTTTATTAGGGGAAAATATAAAATTCATCACAATGCACCAGTTAGTTACTTGTTTAAATCAGATGAAGATATGCTATTTAAAACAAATTTAAACTTAGGAAAAAATTTAAGTTATGCTTTTGATATAGGTGGTTTTTTTGAAATCAATGATCGTTTTATAATCCAATCACTCTTAACCTTCAATAAATCTCAAGCTCAAATTTTAGATTATAAGTCTAGTAAGAATTTAGTTGGTTATGACTTTTATGCTAAATACAATTTAGACAAAGGCTTAAGTTTTAAATTCTCTTCTTCATATAATAATTATAACATGTTTAGTGCTTTGGAATCAAATAAAGTAAACTATCCATTTGTAAGCTTAACGATTGAAAAAGAATTTATTAATAAGAATCTAAAAACTTCTTTAGTAATTAATAATCCATTTATTAAGGCTAAAGAACAATATAATGCTTTTTACTCTGATAGTTTTGATAATATAAATATAGTTGATACAAGATTTAAATCTAAAGAGATAAAGAACTATTCTTCAATATATGTTAGTTTAAGCTATACTCTAGGAAATAAAAAATTAAGAATGAAAAGAGACTTACCAATTAAGGCTAAATATTAA
- a CDS encoding MauE/DoxX family redox-associated membrane protein, whose amino-acid sequence MKYIKNLLLLFFIFFLSMSVIEKITNYNSFILSIENTQLFFSWFIIPLSYFVIGIEIITVIALVLKEKIGFLCLFLIFLCFSIYIIILSYFNKYTSCGCGGFLNYLGYTKHLVFNISICILSLLVYLKLSTNEK is encoded by the coding sequence ATGAAGTATATAAAAAACTTACTGTTGTTATTTTTTATCTTTTTTTTGTCAATGTCTGTTATCGAAAAAATAACCAATTATAATTCTTTTATATTAAGTATTGAGAATACTCAACTATTTTTTAGTTGGTTTATAATTCCATTATCTTATTTTGTTATTGGAATTGAAATAATCACAGTAATAGCATTAGTGCTTAAAGAAAAAATAGGTTTTTTATGTTTGTTTTTAATTTTTTTATGCTTCTCTATTTACATTATAATACTAAGCTATTTTAATAAATATACATCATGTGGATGTGGTGGTTTTTTAAATTATTTAGGATATACTAAACATCTTGTATTTAATATTTCTATATGTATTTTATCCCTTCTTGTTTATTTAAAATTATCTACTAATGAAAAATAA